The following proteins come from a genomic window of Diprion similis isolate iyDipSimi1 chromosome 8, iyDipSimi1.1, whole genome shotgun sequence:
- the LOC124409871 gene encoding serine-arginine protein 55 isoform X9, protein MLLVVNHTANLEFDDYRDADDAVYELNGKELLGERITVERARGTPRGSDQWRYGDSRGGYGDSRRSARDDMRHDRDSVNRNTRTASSYKQSLPRYGPPTRTEYRLTVENLSSRVSWQDLKDYMRQAGEVTYADAHKQRRNEGVVEFATYSDLKNAIDKLDDTELNGRRIRLIEDKRRGRRSRSSSSRSRSRSRSRSRRRSRSRSRSRRSSRSRSRRSSRSKSRAHSKSKSKSKSKSPERSRSRSKSKSRDRSKSKSKSKSISRSRSRSKAERSKSRSQSKSKAKSPSKDRSSRERSRGDRSRSRSISKHSKSHSRSRSPMNGDKSPEKEKDD, encoded by the exons ATGCTGCTAGTGGTCAACCATACTGCAAACCTT GAATTTGACGACTACAGAGATGCTGATGACGCAGTCTACGAACTGAACGGCAAAGAGCTTCTTGGAGAAAG AATTACTGTAGAGAGGGCCCGGGGGACACCTAGGGGTAGTGACCAGTGGCGCTATGGTGACTCCCGTGGTGGTTATGGGGACTCGAGGCGATCTGC CCGAGACGATATGAGACACGACAG AGATAGTGTGAACAGAAACACGAGGACCGCATCTAGCTACAAGCAATCATTGCCCAG ATATGGACCACCTACCCGAACAGAGTATCGTCTCACAGTGGAGAATCTATCAAGCCGTGTCAGCTGGCAG GATTTGAAGGATTACATGAGACAAGCTGGAGAAGTGACATATGCCGATGCACACAAACAGCGTAGAAACGAAGG AGTTGTCGAATTCGCTACATACTCTGATTTGAAGAATGCCATTGACAAGCTTGACGACACAGAATTAAACGGACGCCGAATTCGGCTGATTGAAGACAAAAGAAGAGGACGCCGTTCCAGATCATCTAGCTCGCGATCTCGTTCACGTTCCAGGTCCCGCTCCCGACGTCGTTCTCGTTCCCGCTCAAG GAGCCGCCGCAGCTCACGTAGCCGTAGCCGACGCAGTAGCCGCTCCAAGTCCAGGGCACATTCGAAATCCAAATCAAAGTCCAAATCCAAGTCTCCTGAGCGCAGCCGCTCTCGTTCCAAATCCAA ATCAAGAGACCGCTCAAAGTCCAAATCTAAGTCAAAGTCCATATCCAGATCTCGTTCTAGGTCCAAGGCTGAGAGGTCTAAGTCCAGGTCGCAGTCCAAATCCAAAGCCAAGTCCCCCTCAAA GGACAGGTCGAGTCGCGAACGATCAAGGGGCGACAGATCAAGATCACGATCAATTAGCAAACACAGCAAATCTCACAGTCGTTCTCGCTCGCCAATGAATGGTGACAAATCGcctgagaaagagaaagacgaTTGA
- the LOC124409871 gene encoding serine-arginine protein 55 isoform X10, which produces MLLVVNHTANLEFDDYRDADDAVYELNGKELLGERVAVEIARGVSGRRGDRGYGRSRSWRDNRDDMRHDRDSVNRNTRTASSYKQSLPRYGPPTRTEYRLTVENLSSRVSWQDLKDYMRQAGEVTYADAHKQRRNEGVVEFATYSDLKNAIDKLDDTELNGRRIRLIEDKRRGRRSRSSSSRSRSRSRSRSRRRSRSRSRSRRSSRSRSRRSSRSKSRAHSKSKSKSKSKSPERSRSRSKSKSRDRSKSKSKSKSISRSRSRSKAERSKSRSQSKSKAKSPSKDRSSRERSRGDRSRSRSISKHSKSHSRSRSPMNGDKSPEKEKDD; this is translated from the exons ATGCTGCTAGTGGTCAACCATACTGCAAACCTT GAATTTGACGACTACAGAGATGCTGATGACGCAGTCTACGAACTGAACGGCAAAGAGCTTCTTGGAGAAAG AGTGGCGGTGGAGATAGCACGGGGTGTTTCAGGGAGGCGAGGCGACCGTGGCTACGGACGCTCACGCTCCTGGAGAGACAA CCGAGACGATATGAGACACGACAG AGATAGTGTGAACAGAAACACGAGGACCGCATCTAGCTACAAGCAATCATTGCCCAG ATATGGACCACCTACCCGAACAGAGTATCGTCTCACAGTGGAGAATCTATCAAGCCGTGTCAGCTGGCAG GATTTGAAGGATTACATGAGACAAGCTGGAGAAGTGACATATGCCGATGCACACAAACAGCGTAGAAACGAAGG AGTTGTCGAATTCGCTACATACTCTGATTTGAAGAATGCCATTGACAAGCTTGACGACACAGAATTAAACGGACGCCGAATTCGGCTGATTGAAGACAAAAGAAGAGGACGCCGTTCCAGATCATCTAGCTCGCGATCTCGTTCACGTTCCAGGTCCCGCTCCCGACGTCGTTCTCGTTCCCGCTCAAG GAGCCGCCGCAGCTCACGTAGCCGTAGCCGACGCAGTAGCCGCTCCAAGTCCAGGGCACATTCGAAATCCAAATCAAAGTCCAAATCCAAGTCTCCTGAGCGCAGCCGCTCTCGTTCCAAATCCAA ATCAAGAGACCGCTCAAAGTCCAAATCTAAGTCAAAGTCCATATCCAGATCTCGTTCTAGGTCCAAGGCTGAGAGGTCTAAGTCCAGGTCGCAGTCCAAATCCAAAGCCAAGTCCCCCTCAAA GGACAGGTCGAGTCGCGAACGATCAAGGGGCGACAGATCAAGATCACGATCAATTAGCAAACACAGCAAATCTCACAGTCGTTCTCGCTCGCCAATGAATGGTGACAAATCGcctgagaaagagaaagacgaTTGA